One window of the Granulicella arctica genome contains the following:
- a CDS encoding helix-turn-helix transcriptional regulator has protein sequence MTLRNTDTMLTPREAARMLGISYPTIKQWILNGKLTTVTTPGGHHRIAEEALRPFLDQDRERPAELSRERYRRISGRNQLRGKVVSIRVEGLLAEVVLAVGDTHVTAIITADAVRELQLKKGDTAAALIKSTDVMIERFDDV, from the coding sequence ATGACACTGCGAAATACAGACACAATGCTTACACCTCGTGAAGCAGCTCGCATGCTCGGCATAAGTTATCCGACGATCAAGCAGTGGATATTGAACGGCAAACTGACGACGGTGACCACGCCGGGGGGACATCATCGTATTGCGGAAGAGGCACTACGGCCTTTCCTTGATCAAGATAGAGAGAGGCCGGCGGAACTTTCGCGGGAACGCTACCGACGCATCAGCGGGAGAAACCAGCTGCGAGGCAAGGTGGTCAGCATTCGGGTCGAGGGACTTCTTGCGGAGGTAGTTCTGGCGGTAGGTGATACGCATGTCACCGCCATCATTACGGCGGACGCTGTGCGGGAGCTTCAACTGAAGAAGGGCGATACGGCAGCCGCCCTCATCAAGTCGACCGACGTGATGATCGAACGCTTCGACGATGTGTAA
- the araA gene encoding L-arabinose isomerase: MTKLEDLEIWFVTGSQHLYGPEALTQVANHSQTIATSLDSEKSLPFRIVFKPILTTAEEVRGLCREANNFTKCIGLVLWMHTFSPAKMWIAGLTSLTKPFLHLHTQFNRELLWSSIDMDFMNLNQAAHGDREFGFITARLRLARKVVVGFWQDPETVAEVATWARAAAGWHESQNLKVARFGDNMRDVAVTEGDKVAAQAQLGYTVDGYGVGDLVARMNQVSDAEVDRLVGEYREAYSIAKEHDQPASLKVAAKIELGLRAFLEEGNFGAFTDTFQDLHGLEQLPGIATQRLMADGYGFGGEGDWKTAALVRTMKVMAHGLPGGTSFMEDYTYDFSGTPKILGSHMLEVCPTLAAAKPSLEVHPLGIGGKADPVRLVFTAPSGAAVVASLVDMGNRFRMIVNEVDVIQPEQPLPKLPVARAVWLPKPSLKVAAAAWIYAGGAHHTGMSQALTIDHLEDFAEMAGVELIRIDADTRIHTFRRQLRWEEAAYSRNL, from the coding sequence CATCTTTATGGCCCGGAAGCATTGACGCAGGTCGCGAACCACTCGCAGACGATTGCCACGTCGCTCGATTCCGAGAAGTCTCTGCCATTCCGCATCGTCTTCAAGCCGATTCTCACGACGGCAGAGGAGGTTCGCGGGCTCTGTCGCGAGGCAAACAACTTCACGAAATGCATTGGGCTGGTGTTGTGGATGCATACCTTTTCGCCGGCGAAGATGTGGATTGCCGGCCTGACCTCGCTCACCAAGCCCTTCCTTCATCTCCATACACAGTTCAACCGCGAACTGCTGTGGTCGTCGATCGATATGGACTTCATGAACCTGAACCAGGCTGCACATGGCGACCGCGAGTTTGGGTTTATCACGGCTCGCTTGCGGCTGGCCCGCAAGGTTGTTGTCGGCTTCTGGCAGGACCCGGAGACAGTTGCCGAGGTGGCAACATGGGCGCGTGCTGCGGCGGGATGGCATGAGTCGCAGAACCTGAAGGTGGCTCGCTTCGGTGACAATATGCGCGATGTCGCGGTGACGGAGGGCGACAAGGTCGCCGCGCAGGCACAGCTTGGCTACACCGTCGATGGATATGGCGTTGGTGACCTTGTGGCACGCATGAACCAGGTGAGCGATGCTGAGGTCGACAGGCTCGTCGGCGAATATCGTGAGGCGTATTCGATTGCGAAGGAGCATGACCAGCCAGCTTCGCTGAAGGTGGCTGCGAAGATCGAGCTTGGCTTGCGTGCGTTTCTGGAGGAAGGAAACTTCGGAGCCTTTACAGATACGTTTCAGGACCTGCACGGGCTCGAACAGCTTCCGGGCATCGCTACGCAACGGTTGATGGCCGATGGCTACGGCTTTGGCGGCGAGGGGGACTGGAAGACAGCGGCGCTGGTCCGAACCATGAAGGTGATGGCACACGGACTCCCCGGTGGAACCTCGTTCATGGAGGACTACACCTACGACTTCAGCGGAACGCCGAAGATCCTTGGATCGCACATGCTTGAGGTTTGTCCTACGCTTGCTGCGGCGAAGCCCTCGCTGGAGGTTCATCCGCTTGGGATTGGTGGCAAGGCCGATCCGGTAAGGCTGGTGTTTACGGCACCGAGTGGTGCGGCTGTGGTCGCGTCATTGGTCGATATGGGGAACCGCTTCCGCATGATCGTGAATGAAGTCGATGTTATCCAGCCTGAACAGCCACTGCCCAAGCTGCCGGTTGCGCGTGCGGTCTGGCTGCCGAAGCCAAGCCTCAAGGTGGCTGCGGCCGCGTGGATCTACGCTGGCGGCGCTCACCATACCGGCATGAGTCAGGCTCTGACGATCGACCATCTGGAAGACTTCGCGGAGATGGCCGGTGTGGAACTGATCCGCATCGACGCTGACACGCGAATCCATACCTTCCGGCGTCAGCTTCGCTGGGAGGAAGCGGCGTACTCTCGCAACCTGTAG
- a CDS encoding pyridoxal phosphate-dependent aminotransferase, whose product MTPLPSHGGQLRGLSAQFGVAATELLDFSANINPDGPPLSVLSSLRVALEDVSVLTNYPDLDHTDLKLSIAKNIAVQPGQISIANGFVPLLDAALKALLIRHCLLPVPAFNEYRIALERAQMRVTPCHLSSQHGFIYEIEKLTTGDHDAILLANPQNPSGVLCNLVSIVALVAQAEQRGMYVLLDEAFIDYEPAQSAAAYIDRFPNLIIFRSVTKFHAIPGLRVAYAIASSEKSAALQANLPPWPITNLAAVAVIAALADETYPAHTRRLNEQRRQVLEISLNELGVITYPSSANFLLLRLPQEINELTFWQRMLIEHHIVLRSCRDYEALSPGHLRVAVRTSEQNSLLVGAIATLLSSMG is encoded by the coding sequence ATGACTCCGCTCCCTTCCCACGGTGGCCAGCTTCGCGGGCTAAGCGCACAATTCGGAGTTGCTGCTACAGAATTGCTTGACTTCAGCGCGAACATAAACCCGGACGGTCCACCACTGTCGGTTCTGTCATCCCTGCGCGTGGCCCTTGAGGATGTTTCGGTTCTTACCAACTACCCTGATCTGGATCACACAGACCTAAAACTTTCCATCGCAAAGAACATAGCCGTTCAACCTGGACAAATCTCCATAGCTAACGGCTTCGTCCCGTTACTCGACGCGGCCCTCAAAGCGCTCTTAATCCGCCATTGTCTCCTGCCAGTCCCCGCCTTCAACGAATACCGGATAGCCTTGGAACGAGCACAGATGCGTGTGACACCCTGTCACCTGTCGTCACAGCATGGATTTATATATGAGATTGAAAAGCTGACTACAGGCGATCATGATGCGATACTGTTGGCCAATCCCCAAAACCCTTCAGGGGTCTTGTGCAATCTTGTTTCGATCGTTGCTCTCGTAGCACAAGCCGAGCAACGAGGCATGTATGTTTTGCTCGATGAAGCCTTTATCGATTACGAGCCTGCCCAATCTGCAGCTGCCTACATCGATCGCTTTCCCAACCTGATCATCTTTCGCTCAGTTACTAAATTTCACGCGATACCAGGGTTGCGAGTGGCTTATGCTATCGCTTCTTCAGAGAAGTCCGCGGCACTTCAGGCGAACCTACCGCCGTGGCCAATCACTAATCTCGCTGCTGTGGCTGTTATTGCAGCTCTTGCGGATGAGACCTATCCAGCCCATACAAGGCGTCTCAACGAGCAACGAAGGCAAGTCCTCGAGATTTCTCTAAATGAGCTTGGAGTCATTACTTATCCATCATCCGCTAATTTTCTGCTACTCCGCCTTCCACAAGAAATCAACGAGCTGACATTTTGGCAGCGAATGTTGATCGAGCACCATATCGTGCTCCGATCATGCCGCGACTATGAGGCTTTATCGCCTGGTCATCTAAGAGTGGCCGTTCGGACGTCAGAACAAAATAGTCTGTTAGTAGGAGCTATCGCCACACTACTTAGTAGCATGGGCTAG
- a CDS encoding LacI family DNA-binding transcriptional regulator, protein MKEIPPTPRVRKQRTNLPARMDIRTIARLANVSIATVSRTINRVATVNPKISKRVWKVIEEVNYFPNTQARALVSGRSWILGLIVSEITNPFFPELIQGFEDVAVEHGYEILVSSTNYDSKRMSQCIRRMLERNVDGVAIMTFGIEEPLLEQLALRNVPLVFIDVGPERPGVSLLKVDYHHGIRQGVQHLAALGHKSIAFISGPARLHSAQSRLKAFQTSLEESGISPDPSLIFEGDHTLEGGLTAAKQLLAAKDIPTAVMCSNDMTAIGVLHTIYRAGLRVPDDLSVIGFDNIHFAEVTIPPLTTVQMSRLDIASAAVSALRAQVETSEGAPPRQDYEITTELVVRESTGSPRGTTKQPKNKKK, encoded by the coding sequence ATGAAAGAGATCCCACCTACTCCTCGTGTCAGGAAACAGAGAACGAATCTCCCGGCACGGATGGACATCCGCACCATTGCACGTCTTGCCAACGTCTCGATCGCTACCGTGTCACGCACCATCAATCGAGTCGCGACGGTCAATCCCAAGATCTCGAAGCGCGTGTGGAAGGTTATTGAAGAGGTCAACTACTTCCCGAACACCCAGGCTCGTGCCCTCGTCTCGGGCCGCAGTTGGATCTTGGGTCTTATCGTCTCAGAAATCACCAACCCGTTCTTTCCGGAGCTGATCCAGGGCTTTGAGGATGTAGCCGTAGAGCATGGCTACGAGATTCTGGTAAGTTCCACGAACTACGACTCCAAGCGCATGTCGCAATGTATCCGCAGGATGCTCGAGCGGAACGTCGACGGCGTCGCCATCATGACCTTCGGCATCGAAGAGCCCCTGCTCGAACAGCTTGCCCTGCGCAACGTCCCCCTCGTCTTTATCGATGTCGGTCCGGAACGCCCGGGCGTAAGTCTCCTCAAGGTCGACTATCACCATGGAATCCGGCAGGGGGTTCAACATCTCGCTGCCCTCGGCCACAAGAGCATCGCCTTTATCTCCGGACCAGCCCGGCTCCACTCCGCGCAATCGCGTCTCAAGGCTTTTCAAACCTCACTCGAAGAGTCTGGGATCAGCCCCGACCCCTCGCTCATCTTCGAAGGCGACCACACGCTTGAAGGAGGTTTGACCGCCGCAAAGCAGTTACTCGCTGCCAAAGACATTCCCACCGCCGTCATGTGCTCGAACGACATGACAGCCATCGGCGTCCTGCACACGATCTACCGCGCTGGACTCCGTGTACCCGATGACCTCTCCGTGATCGGCTTCGACAACATCCACTTTGCCGAGGTCACCATTCCGCCCCTCACCACCGTGCAGATGTCGCGCCTGGACATTGCGAGCGCAGCCGTTTCAGCACTGCGCGCACAGGTGGAGACGAGCGAAGGTGCCCCGCCCAGGCAGGATTATGAGATCACCACAGAGCTGGTCGTCCGGGAATCAACCGGTTCTCCCCGCGGTACGACGAAGCAGCCTAAGAACAAAAAGAAGTAG
- a CDS encoding TonB-dependent receptor, whose product MKMKHFLSILFFAVLATPVAFTQIASNLEGNVVDASGAAVPRAVVALTEVSTNMRQQTTTSASGTYLFSHLNPGGYRIDVMASGFERLNRTGVTATVGQTVSVNLVLTVGSDQQTVSISSDAPVFQAAESDIETHIAGTTVVAIPLNSRNFINLATLAPGVSLPPGTLLPRINGGRPRTNEYLYDGISALQPEPGQVAFFPIIDDIQEFTVEADNVPAEFGRFNGGVVNVATRSGSNALHGSLFEFFRNEDLNARNYFSSTGAKPEYRRNLYGATLGGPVLHDHLFFFGDYQGIKALIGRTVISTIPTLAERQGIFTSVSHIYDPATTTTTGGKFVRKEFTNDVINTPIDSAAKALLARFPTPTTSAAANNYTRTANDADHQNQFDFRVDGALRGKDRAFGRYSYFSDVELPVTPLPDGSGAVTGSVIGTGGVVGLSHVLGQQAVFDETHTFSQHLLNDFHLGYTRRGNTIAGPSLGSTASAALGIPGIPTNAAFNDALPLFTFTGFQQLGPSASTFSQYQTAVWQAEEMLVYTRGRHALKMGADLRFYQLNAISPPNPTGSFAFTTTGTNQQGVTNTGNSVASFLLGQVDTFSIDLQQSTIRPRDHIQEYFLQDDWRVSDRLTLNLGARWTLHSPSTEKNNQGAVFNLGTQQLDYAGVNGNSKSARELHYTNVAPRTGFTYLISPRTVVRSGFGIVFIDQSGITTPFTLPQFPFIQNVQQRTQDSINSAFKLANGPTVAPIALTANAGLGQSVYTANRTAGSGYVEQWNLAFEHQVTNSLSVDLAYVGSHIVHVGIPDSNLNQLTASQLAQGLTNPASLTAQVTNPYFGQIPISSTIGGKTVAAAQLLKPYPRFQNVATYRNNSGTANYNAFEAKIEERISHGLFFLFAYTHSKLIDDASSVFSSTVLSSPNSSSLIAADTFRPYLERDSSSGDMPNVTSIAATYDLPAGRGHRLASGGVSNLVIGGWALNTIASIQSGMPVTVTQATNNNAFAGFALQRPMLGANPSLAPELRTPAHYFNTAAFATAPQFILGNASRNPVRGPAFRDLDVALVKHTRFTEKTDAEFRAEVFNVTNTPAFAQPNGGFGSAAFGSITATSTEQRVVQFALRLSR is encoded by the coding sequence ATGAAAATGAAGCACTTTCTGTCCATTCTGTTCTTTGCTGTTCTGGCTACCCCTGTCGCTTTTACACAGATCGCCTCTAATCTCGAGGGTAATGTTGTGGATGCTTCGGGTGCGGCTGTCCCACGCGCAGTGGTTGCGTTGACCGAGGTGTCCACCAACATGCGTCAGCAGACGACTACGTCCGCCTCGGGCACCTACCTCTTCAGCCATCTCAATCCGGGAGGGTACCGGATCGATGTGATGGCTTCCGGCTTCGAACGTCTGAACCGAACCGGCGTAACAGCGACCGTTGGACAGACGGTGAGTGTGAACCTCGTTCTGACCGTAGGCTCAGATCAGCAGACGGTATCGATAAGCAGCGACGCGCCTGTATTCCAGGCGGCTGAAAGCGACATCGAGACGCATATCGCCGGTACTACGGTCGTGGCGATTCCGCTGAATAGCCGTAATTTTATCAATCTAGCAACGCTTGCTCCGGGCGTGTCGCTTCCTCCAGGAACGCTTCTTCCTCGTATCAATGGTGGGCGTCCCCGCACCAACGAGTATCTCTACGACGGCATCTCCGCTCTACAGCCCGAACCGGGTCAAGTCGCTTTTTTCCCGATCATCGATGACATTCAGGAGTTCACCGTCGAGGCAGATAACGTGCCGGCAGAGTTTGGACGCTTCAACGGAGGTGTGGTCAATGTGGCCACTCGTTCCGGTTCCAATGCACTGCATGGCAGCCTCTTCGAGTTCTTTCGCAACGAAGACCTGAATGCGCGCAACTACTTCTCCAGCACCGGAGCAAAGCCGGAGTATCGTCGCAATCTCTATGGAGCGACGCTCGGCGGTCCCGTTCTCCACGACCACCTTTTCTTCTTCGGCGATTACCAGGGGATTAAAGCCCTTATCGGCCGAACAGTCATCTCGACCATACCGACCCTCGCGGAACGCCAGGGAATCTTCACAAGCGTGTCCCACATCTACGATCCTGCTACGACAACGACAACTGGTGGGAAGTTTGTTCGTAAGGAGTTCACAAACGACGTGATCAACACGCCGATCGACTCTGCAGCGAAAGCTCTGCTCGCCCGTTTCCCAACGCCTACGACCTCTGCTGCAGCCAATAACTACACACGAACGGCCAACGATGCCGACCACCAGAATCAGTTTGATTTTCGAGTGGATGGAGCACTGCGGGGTAAGGATCGAGCGTTCGGTCGCTACTCCTACTTTAGTGATGTTGAGCTTCCTGTTACCCCTCTGCCAGACGGGAGCGGTGCGGTTACCGGGTCAGTCATCGGTACGGGCGGTGTCGTAGGGCTTTCTCACGTCCTTGGTCAGCAGGCGGTGTTTGATGAGACCCATACCTTCTCTCAACATCTGCTCAACGACTTCCATCTGGGATATACCCGACGTGGAAATACGATCGCGGGTCCTTCTCTCGGCAGCACAGCGTCCGCAGCACTGGGGATTCCCGGCATCCCGACGAACGCGGCATTCAACGACGCTCTTCCGCTATTTACGTTCACGGGCTTCCAGCAGCTTGGTCCTTCAGCGAGCACCTTCTCGCAATACCAGACCGCGGTCTGGCAGGCAGAAGAGATGCTCGTCTACACGCGAGGCCGACACGCTCTCAAGATGGGGGCAGACCTTCGCTTTTATCAATTGAATGCGATCTCTCCACCGAACCCCACGGGTTCTTTCGCCTTCACGACGACTGGAACAAACCAGCAGGGTGTAACGAACACTGGTAACTCGGTAGCGAGCTTTCTACTTGGCCAGGTGGATACTTTCTCAATCGATCTGCAGCAGAGCACTATCCGCCCGCGCGATCATATTCAAGAGTATTTTCTCCAGGATGATTGGCGGGTGTCTGATCGCCTCACGCTCAATCTCGGTGCTCGCTGGACGTTGCATTCTCCGTCTACAGAAAAGAACAATCAAGGTGCTGTCTTCAACTTAGGTACGCAACAACTTGACTACGCCGGAGTGAATGGGAATTCCAAGAGCGCCCGTGAACTTCACTATACGAATGTTGCACCGCGAACGGGTTTCACTTATTTGATCAGTCCGAGGACCGTGGTTCGTTCGGGATTCGGCATCGTCTTCATCGATCAATCAGGCATCACGACACCATTTACGTTGCCGCAGTTCCCCTTCATTCAGAACGTGCAACAGAGAACTCAGGACAGCATCAACTCGGCTTTCAAACTTGCGAATGGTCCTACTGTGGCGCCAATTGCGCTCACTGCAAATGCAGGCCTGGGACAAAGCGTCTACACGGCGAACCGCACCGCAGGCTCCGGGTATGTTGAACAATGGAACCTGGCATTTGAACACCAGGTGACCAACAGTCTATCTGTCGACCTCGCTTATGTCGGCTCTCACATTGTTCATGTTGGCATACCTGATTCGAATCTCAACCAGTTGACCGCATCGCAGCTTGCACAAGGCCTTACGAATCCAGCGTCACTTACGGCACAGGTTACAAACCCTTACTTTGGACAGATTCCCATCTCCAGCACCATCGGAGGTAAGACAGTTGCAGCGGCACAACTTCTAAAGCCGTATCCGCGCTTTCAGAATGTAGCCACCTATCGAAACAACAGTGGGACCGCAAACTACAACGCTTTCGAAGCCAAGATAGAAGAGCGTATCTCGCATGGACTCTTCTTCCTGTTCGCCTATACGCATTCGAAGTTGATCGATGACGCCTCTTCGGTCTTTTCATCCACGGTATTATCCTCGCCGAACTCGAGTAGCCTCATCGCCGCTGACACCTTCCGTCCTTACCTGGAACGCGACTCTTCAAGCGGAGATATGCCGAATGTCACTTCAATAGCCGCGACCTACGACCTTCCTGCGGGGCGAGGTCATCGATTGGCATCAGGCGGAGTTAGCAACCTGGTGATTGGCGGGTGGGCTCTCAATACGATAGCTTCGATTCAATCAGGCATGCCCGTCACTGTAACGCAGGCTACGAACAATAACGCGTTCGCGGGCTTTGCGTTGCAACGGCCAATGCTCGGTGCCAATCCAAGCCTGGCTCCAGAGCTGCGTACGCCAGCACACTATTTCAATACGGCTGCTTTTGCGACCGCTCCGCAATTCATCCTGGGCAACGCATCTAGAAATCCAGTACGCGGCCCTGCGTTTCGGGATCTTGACGTGGCCCTCGTCAAGCACACTCGATTTACAGAAAAAACGGATGCAGAGTTCCGCGCGGAGGTCTTCAATGTTACGAACACTCCTGCTTTCGCTCAGCCCAACGGGGGTTTTGGCTCAGCAGCCTTCGGCAGCATCACTGCCACATCGACAGAACAGCGGGTCGTTCAGTTCGCTCTGCGGCTAAGTAGATAA